A single region of the Sulfurospirillum arsenophilum NBRC 109478 genome encodes:
- a CDS encoding methyl-accepting chemotaxis protein — protein MLQTIRAKLFFLLVIVLAGTVSLGYLLISNTNNARVIVQKVQATGEIAKHASELLVHARGFQISNKQQSIDSYNKSQKDLMVAVKQLKTLLQAKENIALLNQLEAAAIELEQTAGPRFDLMKKYTTALTSAEFLATADGKAFDELTKRRAVAYKTLDETSAKLSQAIDEYEGGVLDRAKLLGIVMAILISGGSFALFIFVANQIKTSIDTATKECNYIGKNKDLYHSITTIGNDEISHMMQTVNALLSQLRSAIDDAKRTAIENAAVAEELSSTSLQIGKRTEDAAKEVDETLQATKTVATILKTSEASSTQSGNMITSVANELGDASKEVLSVSSDLQTIVVSQTDLSSRLEHLDQEVTQVQQVLGVIADIAEQTNLLALNAAIEAARAGEHGRGFAVVADEVRKLAERTQKSLVESNATVAVIVQSVSTATEIMKRSAGEIQALGHRAENTQALMLKTVDNMNEAKVLALGTVKDAQEGSAKASEVMDRINSIHQLSTTNARSVEEIASAAEHLSKLSDNLSHALAAFKTA, from the coding sequence ATGTTACAAACAATACGCGCCAAACTGTTCTTTTTACTTGTCATCGTTCTAGCAGGTACTGTAAGCTTAGGTTATCTACTAATTTCTAATACAAATAATGCTCGTGTGATCGTTCAAAAAGTTCAAGCTACGGGTGAAATTGCTAAACATGCTTCAGAACTTTTGGTACATGCTAGAGGCTTTCAAATTTCAAATAAGCAACAATCCATTGACAGCTATAACAAATCTCAAAAAGATCTCATGGTAGCGGTGAAACAACTCAAAACCCTTCTTCAAGCTAAAGAGAACATCGCACTGTTAAATCAATTAGAAGCAGCTGCCATCGAGCTTGAACAAACAGCAGGACCGCGCTTTGATCTTATGAAAAAGTATACAACAGCACTTACTTCTGCTGAGTTTCTTGCTACTGCTGATGGTAAAGCATTTGATGAGCTCACCAAAAGACGTGCCGTAGCCTATAAAACATTAGATGAAACATCCGCTAAACTCTCACAAGCTATTGATGAATATGAAGGTGGCGTGTTAGACCGTGCAAAACTATTAGGTATTGTTATGGCAATATTGATTTCGGGTGGTTCATTTGCGCTTTTCATATTTGTGGCAAATCAAATCAAGACATCGATCGATACTGCAACAAAAGAGTGTAATTATATTGGTAAAAATAAAGATCTTTACCATAGCATCACAACCATTGGCAATGATGAAATTTCTCACATGATGCAAACAGTCAATGCCCTCCTTTCCCAGCTACGTAGTGCGATTGATGATGCTAAGCGTACAGCCATAGAAAATGCAGCCGTTGCGGAAGAGCTCTCTTCTACCTCTTTACAAATTGGTAAACGTACTGAAGACGCTGCGAAAGAAGTCGATGAAACTCTACAAGCAACCAAAACCGTTGCTACTATCTTAAAAACAAGCGAAGCGAGTTCCACTCAATCAGGCAATATGATCACAAGCGTTGCCAATGAATTAGGAGATGCTTCCAAAGAAGTGCTTTCTGTCTCTTCAGATCTTCAAACTATTGTTGTAAGCCAAACCGATTTATCAAGCCGTCTTGAGCATCTCGATCAAGAAGTGACACAAGTACAACAAGTGCTTGGTGTTATTGCAGATATTGCAGAACAAACCAACCTTTTAGCCCTTAACGCAGCCATTGAAGCGGCACGCGCAGGTGAACATGGACGTGGTTTTGCTGTTGTTGCCGATGAAGTGCGAAAACTCGCTGAACGTACTCAAAAAAGCCTTGTGGAAAGCAATGCTACTGTTGCCGTTATCGTCCAATCTGTCAGCACTGCAACCGAAATCATGAAACGAAGTGCTGGGGAAATCCAAGCACTTGGACATCGTGCTGAAAACACTCAAGCATTGATGCTTAAAACCGTTGACAATATGAATGAAGCCAAAGTATTAGCACTGGGTACCGTAAAAGATGCGCAGGAAGGAAGCGCAAAAGCAAGCGAAGTGATGGATCGTA
- a CDS encoding PstS family phosphate ABC transporter substrate-binding protein yields MTIKTCAVALLSVAALSVTASARDQIKIVGSSTVYPFTSYVAEEFKSVTGNKTPVVESTGTGGGMKLFCAGDGLDTPDFTNASRPMKAVEFKTCADNGVTDITGMMVGFDGIAFAQSKTNGKINFTREQMFLALAEEVPSKDGKSLIKNPYKTWNEIDAGLPNRKITVYGPPTTSGTRDSFDEMVMEHSSAKFDAYGDKKGKFKAIRQDGVYVPAGENDNLIVQKLTKDTAAFGIFGYSFLEENQDKINGASVDGVEPAFETISSAKYPISRSLYMYAKNSHRAQVKGMDEFMKLYVDAKMIGSKGVLKTIGLVPMTDEDLKKVQAAVLAKTKLSEEMVKKNTILP; encoded by the coding sequence ATGACTATCAAAACGTGCGCAGTAGCGCTTTTAAGTGTTGCAGCTTTAAGTGTGACTGCAAGTGCTAGAGATCAGATCAAAATTGTTGGTTCTTCAACCGTATATCCTTTTACAAGTTATGTAGCGGAAGAGTTTAAATCCGTTACAGGCAACAAAACACCAGTCGTTGAATCAACAGGAACCGGTGGTGGCATGAAACTCTTTTGTGCAGGCGATGGTCTTGATACCCCTGATTTTACAAATGCTTCACGTCCTATGAAGGCAGTTGAGTTTAAAACATGTGCGGACAATGGCGTTACTGACATCACTGGTATGATGGTTGGGTTTGATGGTATTGCGTTTGCACAATCAAAAACCAATGGAAAAATTAACTTTACACGTGAACAGATGTTTTTAGCACTTGCTGAAGAAGTTCCAAGTAAAGATGGCAAATCACTGATTAAAAACCCATACAAAACATGGAATGAGATCGATGCAGGCCTTCCAAATAGAAAAATCACTGTTTATGGTCCTCCAACCACATCAGGAACACGTGACTCATTTGATGAAATGGTTATGGAACACAGTTCTGCTAAATTTGATGCGTATGGCGACAAAAAAGGTAAGTTTAAAGCAATCCGTCAAGATGGCGTTTATGTGCCAGCGGGTGAAAATGACAACTTGATCGTTCAAAAACTCACAAAAGACACAGCCGCATTTGGTATCTTTGGTTATAGCTTCCTCGAAGAGAATCAAGATAAAATCAATGGCGCATCAGTGGATGGTGTTGAGCCAGCATTTGAGACGATCTCTTCAGCAAAATACCCGATCTCAAGAAGCCTTTACATGTACGCTAAAAACTCTCACCGTGCTCAAGTTAAAGGGATGGATGAGTTTATGAAGCTTTACGTTGATGCAAAAATGATCGGCTCAAAAGGTGTGCTTAAAACCATTGGTTTGGTTCCAATGACGGATGAAGACCTTAAAAAAGTTCAAGCGGCAGTTTTAGCAAAAACCAA